In one window of Pirellulales bacterium DNA:
- a CDS encoding sulfatase-like hydrolase/transferase encodes MCDVRCTGTPQPCEHVAMRHELAAQLLHRITTLIIAAATALGGNTPLKADNSTRSQCSPNIIIILADDLGYGELGCQGFTREIPTPHIDSIADNGVRFTNGYVSGPYCSPTRAGFMTGRYQTRFGHEFNPGPVQLAPKTFGLPLSETTIADRLKAAGYTTGWFGKSHLGYEPPFHPLKRGFEEFYGFLGGAHSYLNAMADRANPILRGTTPTADIDGYTTDAFAREAVKFIEHHKSSPWFCYLAFNAVHAPLEATDKYLVRFASIKDDKRRKYAAMQSAMDDAVGSVLGKIRELGLEENTLIFLFSDNGGPTAQTTSGNGPLRGFKAQTWEGGIHVPFMVQWKGHIPAGKIDDRPVIQLDIHPTALAAAGVAIAPEWKLDGVNLMPYLTGENTDAPHEALYWRFGSQVAIRKGDWKLVKGVGNAGVQGIERRAKASMEGAELYNLGKDIGEKMNLAEQQPSKVKELAADWDRWNSDNVDAKWVPTRRAGNRANQVD; translated from the coding sequence ATGTGCGACGTCCGCTGTACCGGCACGCCTCAACCCTGTGAGCATGTGGCCATGCGACATGAATTAGCCGCGCAATTACTACATAGAATAACTACACTCATCATTGCTGCAGCTACAGCATTGGGTGGCAATACCCCTTTAAAAGCCGACAATAGTACAAGATCTCAGTGTAGTCCGAATATTATCATCATACTTGCGGATGATCTCGGCTACGGTGAATTGGGATGTCAAGGTTTCACACGTGAGATTCCCACGCCGCACATCGACAGCATCGCTGACAACGGCGTGCGGTTTACCAACGGCTATGTAAGCGGTCCTTACTGCAGCCCAACGCGCGCGGGCTTCATGACGGGGCGTTATCAGACGCGGTTCGGGCACGAGTTCAACCCCGGGCCAGTACAGTTGGCCCCCAAGACATTCGGACTACCGTTGAGCGAAACCACGATCGCCGACCGACTCAAGGCAGCAGGCTATACGACAGGCTGGTTCGGTAAATCACACCTTGGTTACGAGCCGCCCTTTCATCCGCTGAAGCGCGGGTTTGAGGAATTCTACGGATTTCTCGGCGGCGCGCACTCGTACCTGAATGCCATGGCCGACAGGGCCAATCCGATTTTGCGCGGCACCACACCGACCGCCGACATAGACGGCTACACGACCGATGCCTTTGCGCGTGAAGCGGTAAAGTTCATCGAGCACCACAAATCGAGCCCCTGGTTCTGCTACCTGGCCTTCAATGCCGTACACGCGCCGCTGGAAGCGACTGACAAGTACCTTGTGCGATTTGCAAGCATCAAGGATGACAAACGACGCAAATACGCCGCGATGCAGTCCGCGATGGACGATGCCGTTGGCAGCGTGCTGGGCAAGATCCGTGAGCTCGGACTTGAAGAGAACACCTTGATTTTCTTATTCAGCGACAACGGAGGGCCCACCGCCCAAACGACCAGCGGTAACGGTCCCCTGCGCGGCTTCAAGGCACAAACGTGGGAAGGAGGCATCCACGTGCCCTTCATGGTTCAATGGAAAGGCCACATTCCGGCCGGCAAAATCGACGACCGGCCCGTCATTCAGCTCGATATCCATCCGACGGCGCTGGCCGCTGCCGGCGTCGCGATCGCACCCGAATGGAAACTGGATGGCGTAAACCTTATGCCCTATCTCACCGGCGAAAACACTGACGCCCCGCATGAGGCGCTGTATTGGCGCTTCGGCTCGCAGGTCGCGATCCGCAAGGGGGATTGGAAGTTGGTCAAGGGGGTTGGCAACGCGGGCGTCCAGGGAATTGAACGTCGGGCCAAGGCCAGCATGGAAGGCGCAGAGCTTTACAACCTTGGCAAGGACATTGGCGAGAAAATGAATCTGGCCGAACAACAGCCGTCTAAGGTCAAAGAGCTCGCCGCCGACTGGGATCGTTGGAACAGCGACAACGTCGACGCGAAGTGGGTTCCGACCAGACGCGCAGGCAACCGCGCGAATCAGGTGGATTGA